The Prosthecobacter vanneervenii genome has a segment encoding these proteins:
- a CDS encoding glycosyltransferase family 4 protein, translated as MENMIGQMAWRLSQAGLKVIVCALVGSDDFKHRLPPGTPVIELQKRPGLDFRCVMRLRELIRELKPDVVHSHNWNALVYSLLALGLKSTPLLHGEHALLYGWERSPWRLRLRRLFYARCDIVHTVSQGQINDMAALGLTRHLDLRVIRNGVDTLKFNLLDKAECRRALGIPSGSPCFGMAARYVPEKRHHLLLQAFLKIGTTFPNARLLLAGAGGNCEEATQELIARHPFADRIIQLGHRDDMAAVYNALDLLVLTSTSEGMSNVTLEAMSCGVPVLMHATCGSEELIHHGHNGSLAAMETADDVAAAVTALLERPELLSTMGGAAREFIELEYPLAKTAADYGAVYAELSGKQITAMGGR; from the coding sequence ATGGAGAACATGATCGGACAGATGGCATGGCGGCTTTCTCAAGCGGGCTTGAAGGTTATCGTCTGCGCCTTGGTTGGCTCAGATGATTTCAAGCATCGTCTGCCTCCCGGGACTCCAGTTATAGAGCTCCAGAAGCGCCCAGGATTAGACTTCCGCTGCGTCATGCGCCTGCGTGAACTCATCCGTGAACTCAAGCCCGACGTAGTGCACTCTCATAATTGGAACGCTCTGGTTTATTCTCTACTTGCGCTCGGCCTCAAAAGCACCCCACTGCTGCATGGCGAGCATGCTCTGCTCTACGGATGGGAGAGGTCCCCCTGGCGACTCAGGCTCCGTCGCCTCTTCTATGCCCGTTGTGATATCGTTCATACCGTTTCTCAGGGCCAGATCAACGATATGGCCGCCCTTGGCCTCACTCGTCACCTCGACCTTCGCGTCATTCGCAACGGTGTTGATACATTAAAGTTCAATCTTCTAGATAAAGCCGAGTGCCGTCGCGCCCTCGGCATCCCCTCCGGTTCCCCCTGCTTCGGAATGGCTGCCCGCTACGTCCCCGAAAAGCGTCATCATCTCCTCCTCCAAGCCTTCTTAAAAATCGGCACAACCTTTCCAAACGCCCGCCTCTTGCTCGCAGGTGCTGGCGGCAACTGCGAAGAAGCGACTCAGGAACTTATCGCGCGACATCCCTTTGCCGATCGAATCATCCAGCTTGGGCACCGGGATGACATGGCGGCTGTGTACAATGCCCTCGATCTTCTGGTACTAACCTCAACGTCCGAAGGCATGTCCAATGTGACCCTCGAAGCCATGAGTTGTGGCGTCCCCGTGCTCATGCACGCTACCTGTGGCTCTGAGGAACTCATCCACCACGGGCACAATGGCAGCCTGGCTGCGATGGAAACCGCTGATGATGTGGCTGCTGCAGTCACCGCGCTGCTGGAGCGACCAGAGTTGCTGAGCACGATGGGCGGCGCTGCGCGGGAATTCATCGAACTTGAATATCCATTGGCAAAAACCGCTGCTGATTACGGGGCGGTCTATGCCGAACTCAGTGGGAAGCAGATCACCGCAATGGGGGGCCGATAA
- a CDS encoding O-antigen ligase family protein, whose product MDFICACLLVFFWYVRPQDIFAVIGGVSVVKYAMYVGIVATVRRAGGFSRAILWAVPMDWLISAYCLWIIYATADHVAAIKEVFTYFSFHMVTALALNSWAKIEKYLNLWLGCLAVLALLAVSTHWDFELVAGSAELIRDFHDRLTLNTWVFRNPNALGHGVVTLIPAGIAWWVMAGGKNKMLGIALIALAVHCVLLTESKGAFLAGAGGLTMLFLFKRPVWLQLVLLALVYAVGLAALKSLPRMDTLSKNDEGIQGRMIVWQQGKFSMESTVTGAGLKMFQGYVPVRNGKLHRTFYIQIATHGSYVRNGADLGYMGLLLFAGVFYGGVRVLLVAQSVPGSEAMRVQRTLYALIATTVFSCWVVDRAYHMDFFLLSGVISAFHRRFLPGNKGREEDAAETEALAGPESKLLLPATVGGAPAAEKVSEALAATRSQDTENEELADKDTPDQFGAIKLNWSRVGLIDIMIMYLIMEVLIYFWELFSTDFVVF is encoded by the coding sequence GTGGATTTTATCTGCGCCTGCTTACTCGTTTTTTTTTGGTACGTCCGCCCGCAGGACATCTTTGCAGTCATTGGCGGTGTCAGCGTGGTGAAGTATGCGATGTATGTGGGCATCGTCGCCACCGTGCGGCGTGCTGGCGGGTTCAGCCGTGCTATTCTGTGGGCTGTGCCGATGGACTGGCTGATCAGCGCATACTGTTTGTGGATCATCTACGCGACGGCTGACCATGTAGCGGCTATCAAAGAGGTTTTCACCTATTTCAGCTTCCACATGGTCACGGCCCTGGCGCTGAACAGCTGGGCAAAAATTGAAAAATACCTCAATCTTTGGCTGGGATGTCTGGCTGTGCTGGCGCTGCTGGCGGTTTCCACTCACTGGGACTTTGAGTTGGTCGCTGGTTCAGCAGAACTTATCAGGGATTTCCATGACCGTCTTACATTAAACACGTGGGTGTTTCGCAATCCTAACGCACTGGGCCACGGCGTAGTGACCCTGATCCCGGCCGGGATTGCGTGGTGGGTCATGGCGGGGGGGAAGAACAAAATGCTGGGCATCGCGCTCATCGCGCTGGCGGTGCACTGTGTGCTGCTAACGGAGTCCAAGGGAGCCTTTTTGGCGGGTGCTGGCGGGCTCACGATGCTCTTCTTGTTCAAGCGGCCCGTGTGGCTGCAGCTGGTGCTTCTCGCATTGGTTTATGCCGTGGGACTTGCGGCCCTGAAAAGTCTGCCGCGCATGGACACGCTGTCCAAGAATGACGAGGGCATCCAAGGCCGTATGATCGTCTGGCAGCAGGGCAAGTTCAGCATGGAGAGTACTGTCACAGGGGCGGGGCTGAAGATGTTCCAGGGGTATGTTCCCGTTCGTAACGGCAAATTGCACCGTACGTTTTATATCCAGATCGCCACGCACGGTTCTTATGTCCGAAATGGAGCAGATTTGGGTTACATGGGCTTGCTTCTGTTTGCGGGCGTTTTTTACGGTGGAGTTCGGGTGCTGCTGGTGGCTCAATCTGTGCCTGGCAGCGAAGCGATGAGGGTGCAAAGAACCTTGTACGCTTTGATCGCAACGACGGTCTTTTCCTGCTGGGTGGTGGACCGTGCCTATCACATGGACTTTTTTCTGTTGTCCGGGGTCATATCAGCCTTTCACCGACGGTTTCTCCCAGGTAACAAGGGGCGGGAGGAAGATGCTGCAGAGACGGAGGCTCTGGCAGGGCCAGAGTCCAAGCTGCTGCTGCCAGCGACCGTGGGAGGAGCGCCCGCTGCTGAGAAGGTCAGCGAGGCGCTGGCTGCAACAAGAAGTCAGGATACTGAAAATGAAGAGCTGGCCGACAAGGACACTCCGGATCAATTCGGCGCGATCAAGCTTAATTGGTCGCGCGTTGGTCTGATTGACATAATGATCATGTACTTGATTATGGAAGTGCTGATCTATTTCTGGGAGCTTTTCTCAACGGACTTTGTGGTGTTCTGA
- a CDS encoding glycosyltransferase: MRPLHQRHDITFIGMTADEGQVAGSRHAAEYSTHAFWVHEPKASLQLAKWKFFAGALVNLTSSLPYAVARFRSKQLRRLLNAKLKEQAYDLVVADFLFPAASLPWELKDASGCPWVLFQHNVESMIWRRRAEGKTGISALYYRTQRDRMLHFEKKASSRFDGVLAVSEEDARIFKEEMQLSNVLGSVPTGVDLDYFQAVPRSRPAVPTVMFMGSMDWYANVDGVKWFAEAVWPLVQKEIPQARFQVVGRKPPAEIQALATSGSNIEVTGTVPDVRPYLRGADVIVVPLRIGGGTRLKIYEAMAAEVPVVSTTIGAEGLDVKHGRHVLLADSAEDTAAQVLHVLRNQEAGASLAHHALEEVARPCSWAAAAQIFEKACTDLIQKRSRS; this comes from the coding sequence TTGCGCCCCCTGCATCAGCGGCATGATATCACCTTTATCGGCATGACGGCGGATGAAGGCCAGGTGGCTGGCTCACGGCATGCTGCAGAGTATTCTACTCATGCGTTCTGGGTGCATGAGCCCAAGGCTTCGCTACAGCTCGCCAAGTGGAAGTTTTTTGCCGGGGCGCTGGTCAATCTGACGTCGTCGCTGCCCTATGCTGTCGCTCGTTTCAGATCGAAACAGCTGCGACGTCTCCTTAATGCAAAACTCAAGGAGCAGGCATACGATTTGGTGGTGGCGGATTTTCTCTTTCCTGCGGCCAGTCTCCCTTGGGAGCTCAAGGATGCCAGCGGCTGCCCCTGGGTTCTCTTTCAGCACAATGTGGAGTCCATGATCTGGCGCCGTAGGGCTGAAGGAAAGACCGGCATCAGTGCGCTGTACTATCGAACTCAGCGCGATCGCATGTTGCACTTTGAAAAGAAGGCCAGCAGCCGCTTTGATGGTGTGCTGGCTGTCTCCGAGGAGGATGCGCGCATTTTTAAAGAAGAGATGCAGCTCTCCAATGTCCTTGGATCAGTGCCCACCGGTGTGGATTTGGACTACTTCCAGGCAGTGCCCAGGTCCAGGCCCGCAGTACCCACGGTCATGTTCATGGGATCGATGGACTGGTATGCCAATGTGGATGGCGTGAAGTGGTTTGCGGAGGCCGTCTGGCCGCTGGTGCAGAAGGAGATCCCGCAGGCCAGATTTCAGGTGGTAGGGCGCAAGCCGCCTGCAGAAATCCAGGCTCTGGCCACCAGCGGCAGCAACATCGAGGTCACCGGTACCGTGCCGGATGTGCGGCCCTACCTGCGTGGCGCAGATGTCATTGTGGTGCCACTGCGCATCGGGGGCGGCACCAGATTAAAAATATACGAGGCCATGGCCGCTGAAGTACCGGTGGTATCTACTACCATAGGGGCAGAGGGCCTGGACGTGAAGCACGGGCGCCATGTGCTGCTGGCAGACAGTGCCGAGGATACAGCTGCGCAGGTGTTGCACGTTTTGAGGAATCAAGAGGCAGGTGCTTCACTGGCGCATCATGCTCTGGAGGAGGTGGCACGTCCGTGCTCCTGGGCGGCAGCCGCGCAGATTTTTGAAAAAGCCTGCACAGATCTGATTCAAAAGCGCAGCCGCTCATGA
- a CDS encoding glycosyltransferase family 2 protein: MIAAAWIILIVSVAAVVHCYVFYPLWWHLLGSRRPMRVRPASQDEKELPYVSVIVAGYNEAGCIARRVENLLQCDYPADRLEIIIASDGSDDGTARLAEQAAAGDARVRVLDFTQRRGKVHVLNEVCPQAQGSVLVLSDANVDFDSDTLRRLVPWFLDDKVACVCGKLIFRPREGEAHTQSEGFYWKLETWLKQHEGGRGVLLGANGANFALRRDLWTGCPPEIVVEDLFIPLRLLMDGWAVVFEPSALAYEELPPALSDEFGRRVRIGAGDYQILARCLALLHPANGLAAWVFFSHKVLRWLAPLFMLIGMLAVLVLILLGAFGSLVLGVVSLSLVFLTTAGFYSHRLPGPLGRLAAVCAYFASMNAALFLGFIRWLRGGQKTTWNRTRRA; the protein is encoded by the coding sequence ATGATCGCCGCCGCCTGGATCATACTCATCGTCAGCGTTGCCGCCGTGGTGCACTGCTACGTTTTTTATCCGCTGTGGTGGCATCTGCTGGGCAGTCGCAGACCCATGCGGGTGCGACCTGCTTCCCAGGATGAAAAAGAGCTGCCCTATGTATCTGTCATCGTGGCGGGCTACAATGAGGCAGGCTGCATCGCACGCCGTGTGGAAAATCTGCTGCAGTGCGACTACCCCGCTGATCGGCTGGAGATCATCATCGCCTCGGATGGTTCAGATGATGGCACCGCCAGGCTGGCAGAGCAGGCTGCGGCTGGAGATGCCCGGGTGCGTGTGTTGGATTTCACGCAGCGTCGCGGCAAGGTGCATGTGCTCAATGAGGTTTGCCCCCAGGCACAGGGCAGCGTGCTCGTGTTGAGCGATGCGAATGTGGATTTTGACTCCGATACGCTGCGTCGCCTGGTGCCGTGGTTCCTCGATGACAAGGTGGCCTGTGTCTGCGGCAAGCTGATTTTCAGACCCAGGGAAGGGGAGGCGCACACCCAGTCCGAGGGCTTCTACTGGAAGCTCGAAACATGGCTCAAGCAGCACGAGGGCGGGCGTGGTGTGCTGCTCGGTGCCAATGGGGCCAACTTCGCTCTGCGGCGTGATCTCTGGACGGGCTGCCCCCCGGAGATTGTGGTGGAGGACCTCTTCATTCCACTGCGTCTGCTGATGGACGGCTGGGCGGTGGTGTTTGAGCCCAGCGCGCTTGCTTACGAAGAGCTGCCGCCGGCGCTTTCAGATGAGTTCGGACGTCGTGTCCGTATTGGAGCCGGAGACTACCAGATTCTCGCCCGCTGTCTCGCGCTGCTTCATCCTGCGAATGGTCTCGCTGCCTGGGTGTTTTTCTCGCACAAAGTGCTGCGCTGGCTGGCACCGTTGTTCATGCTGATTGGAATGCTGGCGGTGCTTGTCCTGATTCTGCTTGGCGCATTCGGATCGCTCGTGCTCGGTGTCGTCAGTCTGTCGCTCGTGTTTCTGACCACCGCCGGATTTTACTCGCATCGTCTCCCTGGTCCTCTGGGGCGTCTGGCGGCGGTGTGCGCTTACTTTGCCAGCATGAATGCGGCCCTTTTTCTGGGCTTCATACGCTGGCTGAGAGGCGGACAAAAGACCACCTGGAACCGAACCCGCAGAGCCTGA
- a CDS encoding glycosyltransferase, translating to MNLLVATNLFPDQKEPWRGLDNATLVHALIRHDPGLKVRVLAFRPSFRHFGEASNLKPRAEDAALAPDYFWAPYIPRLGGMNHWLFAQAFARARKALPPAYSPDAVLVPWLFPDACGVATQDASWGARMVAVAQGSDVHRYLDMSFRRRAILAMSRKAKAIVTRSQDLENRLVRHGAQSGKVHTVYNGVDVHTFRPASRSEARAELAQPQDARLLLFVGNFLPVKGLDLLLSAFAQVKAALGQPVRLALIGGGPLEGTLRAQAAELGITSEVLFLGRHGAPQVARWMQAADAVCMTSHNEGVPNVVLESLSSGRVPVCTDVGGISEVVEPVLGRRFLVPGRDATAYATVLLDALTNPPDENVLHESALSHSWESCAQKYLELLRAA from the coding sequence ATGAACCTTCTCGTCGCCACCAATCTGTTTCCTGATCAAAAGGAGCCCTGGCGTGGGCTCGACAACGCCACGCTCGTGCACGCCCTCATACGGCACGATCCGGGGCTCAAGGTGCGCGTGCTGGCCTTCCGTCCTTCCTTCAGGCACTTTGGTGAGGCTTCAAACCTCAAGCCTCGTGCCGAAGATGCCGCGCTGGCACCTGATTATTTCTGGGCTCCCTACATCCCTCGTCTGGGCGGCATGAACCACTGGCTGTTTGCGCAGGCTTTTGCACGAGCACGCAAAGCCCTGCCTCCTGCTTATTCTCCCGATGCGGTGCTTGTTCCATGGTTGTTTCCGGATGCCTGTGGCGTGGCCACGCAGGATGCCTCATGGGGCGCGCGCATGGTCGCTGTGGCCCAGGGCTCGGACGTGCATCGCTATCTCGACATGTCCTTCAGGCGCCGCGCCATCCTGGCCATGAGCCGTAAGGCCAAAGCCATCGTCACGCGCAGCCAGGATCTCGAAAACCGGCTGGTCAGGCATGGGGCTCAGAGCGGGAAGGTGCACACCGTTTACAATGGGGTGGACGTGCACACGTTCAGGCCTGCGTCCCGCTCAGAGGCTCGTGCGGAGCTGGCACAGCCGCAGGACGCACGGCTGCTGCTCTTTGTGGGCAATTTCCTTCCGGTCAAAGGGCTCGATCTGTTGCTGTCCGCCTTTGCCCAGGTGAAGGCCGCTCTCGGGCAGCCTGTGAGGCTGGCCTTGATTGGTGGCGGACCACTGGAGGGAACGCTGCGCGCCCAGGCGGCGGAGCTCGGAATCACCAGTGAAGTCCTGTTTCTCGGCCGGCATGGGGCACCGCAGGTGGCACGCTGGATGCAGGCGGCCGATGCCGTGTGCATGACGAGTCACAACGAAGGTGTGCCCAATGTGGTGCTGGAATCTCTCTCCAGCGGACGGGTGCCCGTCTGCACGGATGTGGGCGGCATCTCAGAAGTGGTGGAGCCCGTTCTCGGCAGACGGTTTTTGGTGCCAGGGCGGGATGCCACGGCCTACGCCACCGTACTGCTGGATGCGCTGACAAATCCCCCGGATGAGAATGTGCTGCATGAGTCCGCTCTCAGCCATTCATGGGAAAGCTGTGCACAGAAGTATCTTGAGCTGCTGCGTGCGGCTTGA
- a CDS encoding exopolysaccharide biosynthesis polyprenyl glycosylphosphotransferase: MHSTNRGHWTKIGIRALRDVTVFIGAYLLANYVRFAELWHIEDFIAPILAGAAALSSSVYILGLYSVESQRRSSFLIHGILFTFAFLIAFLIITLVGYMSFDLRIGRGFMALGCVFSYPVLLGGHWLIYHKHRIAPERIAFVAESPEELAEYELLRSHCPPGVQLVGRIGIDDDPEGQEDFLGRLRNARKLIRQHKLDRIVFLEKRAEDEKARHEFRRLRYLGLACNSLISVCEKHLNYVPLHLVTMGWLLQSESTSRSFYFSKLKRFFDVTTSIILLLVLAPVMLVGMAIVRIFSPEGPVFFRQERVGRFGKRFQIYKLRSMRLDAEKGGAVWSTISKDPRVFPGGAFLRRYRIDEIPQLLNVLRGEMSFVGPRPERPEFVTKLSRVLPHYQERHMLQPGLTGWAQVCYPYGASINDSKCKLEYDLYYLKHAGVLFDSLILLDTVRVVLGGGLKTANQNRYSTGVDFDLEASSEAEPVADVPEMTTSEGSTIGGLAQA; this comes from the coding sequence ATGCATAGCACCAACAGAGGACACTGGACCAAGATCGGCATACGTGCGCTGCGCGACGTAACTGTGTTTATCGGCGCGTACCTGCTTGCCAACTACGTGCGCTTTGCCGAGCTGTGGCACATCGAAGATTTCATCGCCCCCATCCTGGCTGGCGCGGCGGCCCTGAGTTCTTCCGTGTACATTCTGGGGCTTTACTCCGTGGAATCTCAGCGGCGGTCTAGCTTCCTCATTCACGGCATTCTGTTCACCTTTGCATTCCTGATCGCTTTTCTGATCATCACGCTGGTGGGCTACATGAGCTTCGATCTGCGCATCGGCCGCGGCTTCATGGCCCTTGGCTGCGTGTTTTCCTACCCCGTGCTGCTGGGAGGCCACTGGCTCATTTACCACAAGCATCGGATCGCCCCTGAAAGGATCGCCTTTGTCGCGGAATCTCCTGAGGAGTTGGCAGAATATGAACTGCTGCGCAGCCATTGCCCGCCGGGCGTGCAGCTGGTGGGCCGGATCGGCATTGATGATGATCCCGAAGGCCAGGAAGACTTCCTCGGCAGGCTGAGAAATGCCCGCAAGCTCATCCGCCAGCACAAGCTGGACAGGATCGTCTTTCTGGAAAAGAGGGCGGAAGACGAAAAGGCAAGACACGAATTCAGGCGGCTGCGCTATCTCGGCCTGGCATGCAACAGCCTGATCTCCGTCTGCGAGAAGCACCTGAACTATGTGCCTCTGCATCTGGTGACGATGGGCTGGCTGCTGCAGTCTGAATCGACTTCCCGTAGCTTCTACTTCAGCAAGCTGAAACGGTTCTTTGACGTCACCACTTCGATCATCCTGCTGCTGGTGCTGGCTCCGGTCATGCTCGTCGGCATGGCCATTGTGCGAATCTTCTCGCCTGAGGGCCCGGTGTTTTTCCGGCAGGAGCGCGTGGGCCGCTTCGGCAAGCGCTTCCAGATCTACAAGCTGCGCAGCATGCGCCTGGATGCGGAGAAAGGCGGAGCCGTCTGGTCCACCATTTCCAAAGACCCCCGAGTGTTTCCTGGTGGTGCCTTCCTCCGCCGTTACCGCATCGATGAAATCCCGCAGCTGCTGAACGTGCTGCGCGGAGAAATGTCCTTCGTGGGACCGCGCCCGGAGCGTCCGGAATTTGTGACCAAGCTCTCTCGTGTGCTGCCCCACTACCAGGAGCGCCACATGCTGCAGCCAGGCCTCACCGGCTGGGCCCAGGTGTGCTATCCCTACGGAGCCTCCATCAATGATTCCAAGTGCAAGCTGGAGTATGACCTCTACTATCTGAAGCACGCTGGCGTGCTCTTCGACAGCCTCATTCTCCTGGACACCGTGCGCGTCGTTCTCGGCGGCGGCCTGAAGACAGCCAACCAAAATCGCTACTCCACCGGGGTCGATTTTGACCTGGAAGCCTCCTCTGAAGCTGAACCCGTGGCTGATGTGCCGGAGATGACGACCAGCGAGGGCTCAACCATCGGTGGCCTTGCCCAAGCCTGA
- a CDS encoding glycosyltransferase family 2 protein → MPLTETASAPDLSFVFPCLNEEQTLGTCIQQVRDSLDAAGIHYEIVIADNGSTDRSREIAESLGCRVVPVPMRGYGAALRGGIEASQAEYVMFADSDSTYLYADAAPLYRAAKQGNADMAIASRMIGRIEPGAMPPLHRWVGTPVLTTLINLLFHGKLTDCNSGFRCIRKSEFARWQIRSNGMEFASELLIKALKAGARTVEIPSGLRKGPEGRVAHLRTWRDGMRHLLFIFSEKPQLFELFGFVMVMLTTLLQVTAFCTGPVSIGGVFHIFDLHSEALLLLAGIIGAQFYLFSCMLYLQSSDRSMGITQKLIHLDEGVLFFTLQATLGACALLAGYIGVRWTLSGFVNLHLARDLLFWSHPLAISISFSVGLLGLHILKKAQK, encoded by the coding sequence ATGCCACTGACTGAGACAGCTTCTGCTCCAGACCTGAGCTTTGTCTTTCCATGTCTCAATGAAGAGCAGACCCTGGGTACTTGCATTCAACAGGTCAGGGATTCCTTGGATGCGGCGGGTATCCATTACGAGATCGTCATCGCAGACAATGGCAGCACAGACCGCTCCCGCGAAATCGCCGAGAGCCTTGGCTGCCGGGTAGTCCCAGTGCCTATGCGTGGCTACGGAGCAGCGCTGCGCGGCGGCATCGAGGCCAGCCAGGCGGAATACGTCATGTTTGCCGATTCCGACAGCACCTACCTGTATGCGGACGCCGCGCCTCTCTATCGCGCCGCCAAGCAAGGGAATGCAGACATGGCCATCGCCTCGCGCATGATCGGTCGCATCGAGCCCGGTGCCATGCCTCCCCTGCACCGCTGGGTGGGCACGCCCGTGCTGACCACGCTGATCAACCTGCTCTTCCATGGCAAGCTGACTGACTGCAACTCCGGCTTCCGCTGCATTCGCAAGTCGGAGTTTGCCAGGTGGCAGATCCGCTCCAACGGCATGGAATTTGCCTCCGAGCTGCTGATCAAGGCGCTCAAGGCCGGTGCCCGCACCGTGGAGATCCCATCAGGTCTGCGCAAAGGACCCGAGGGCCGCGTAGCCCACCTCCGCACCTGGCGCGACGGCATGCGCCACCTGCTATTCATCTTTTCGGAAAAGCCTCAGCTCTTTGAACTCTTCGGCTTTGTGATGGTGATGCTGACCACTCTGCTGCAGGTGACAGCCTTCTGCACCGGCCCCGTGAGCATCGGCGGTGTCTTCCATATCTTTGACCTGCACAGCGAGGCCCTGCTGCTGCTGGCCGGCATCATCGGCGCTCAGTTCTACCTCTTCAGCTGCATGCTCTATCTGCAAAGCAGCGACCGCTCCATGGGCATCACGCAAAAGCTCATCCACTTGGATGAGGGCGTGCTCTTCTTCACCCTTCAAGCCACGCTAGGAGCATGCGCCCTGCTGGCTGGTTACATCGGCGTCAGATGGACGCTCTCTGGTTTTGTAAATCTCCACCTGGCCCGTGATCTGCTCTTCTGGTCACATCCTCTGGCCATTTCCATCTCTTTCAGTGTGGGCCTGCTGGGGCTTCACATTCTTAAAAAAGCTCAGAAATAA
- the prfA gene encoding peptide chain release factor 1, giving the protein MDYSGVIAGKRTRFADLEDIIGRPNFYDDAKKAGEMLREHRSLDSLMKSWDAFQKTQEELAENRVMAKSQEDKELAEMAAAEIPVLEQRLVDLEKSIQESILPPDPLEGRDIILEIRAGTGGDEASLFAADLLRMYTRFSEGRGWKIEPLDSSPSEVGGFKEVIIKISGEDVYRVMKYESGVHRVQRVPATEAQGRIHTSAATVAVLPEAEEVDFELKPDEVRIEVCRSSGAGGQGVNTTDSAVQVLHIPTGTIVRCQDGRSQIKNKEKALSILRSRLLEKKQQEEAAKYSANRRNLIGSGGREEKIRTYNYPQNRVTDHRIELTLYNLDQFMEGRIDQILQGLLASDLKERLAEAGLG; this is encoded by the coding sequence ATGGACTACTCAGGCGTCATCGCCGGAAAACGCACCCGCTTCGCCGACCTCGAAGACATCATCGGTCGCCCGAACTTTTACGACGACGCCAAGAAGGCCGGCGAGATGTTGCGGGAGCACCGCAGCCTGGACAGCCTGATGAAGTCCTGGGATGCGTTTCAGAAAACCCAGGAGGAACTGGCTGAGAACCGGGTGATGGCCAAGTCCCAGGAGGACAAGGAACTGGCTGAGATGGCCGCTGCCGAAATCCCCGTGCTGGAGCAGCGCCTTGTGGATCTGGAAAAATCCATCCAGGAATCCATCTTGCCGCCCGATCCGCTGGAAGGCCGCGACATCATTCTCGAAATCCGCGCCGGCACCGGCGGGGACGAAGCCTCACTTTTCGCCGCCGATCTGCTGCGCATGTACACACGCTTCTCCGAAGGTCGCGGGTGGAAGATCGAGCCGCTGGACTCCAGCCCGTCTGAAGTGGGCGGCTTCAAGGAAGTCATCATCAAGATCAGCGGAGAGGACGTGTACCGCGTCATGAAATACGAGAGCGGCGTGCACCGTGTGCAGCGCGTGCCCGCCACCGAGGCGCAGGGCCGCATCCACACCTCCGCCGCCACCGTGGCCGTGCTGCCAGAGGCCGAGGAGGTCGATTTTGAACTCAAGCCTGACGAGGTGCGTATCGAAGTCTGCCGCTCCTCCGGCGCGGGTGGACAGGGCGTGAACACCACGGACTCCGCCGTGCAGGTGCTGCACATCCCCACCGGCACCATCGTGCGCTGCCAGGACGGCCGCAGCCAGATCAAGAACAAGGAAAAGGCCCTGAGCATCCTGCGCTCCCGACTGCTGGAAAAGAAGCAGCAGGAAGAGGCCGCCAAGTACTCCGCCAACCGCCGCAATCTCATCGGCAGCGGCGGGCGCGAGGAAAAGATCCGCACCTACAACTACCCGCAAAACCGCGTGACCGACCACCGCATCGAGCTCACTCTTTACAACTTGGACCAGTTCATGGAAGGCCGGATCGACCAAATCCTGCAAGGCCTGCTGGCCAGCGACCTGAAGGAGCGTCTGGCCGAAGCCGGTCTGGGCTGA
- the rpmE gene encoding 50S ribosomal protein L31 translates to MKQDIHPKTHETTITCTCGAVYNTISTVPNLRIGICSACHPYFTGEQRFIDTAGRVDKFAQRYGSIRARRTAPKLETAGA, encoded by the coding sequence ATGAAACAAGACATCCATCCCAAGACTCACGAGACCACGATCACCTGCACCTGCGGTGCCGTGTACAACACGATCTCGACCGTGCCGAACCTCCGTATCGGCATCTGCTCCGCCTGCCACCCCTACTTCACCGGTGAGCAGCGCTTCATCGACACCGCCGGCCGCGTGGACAAGTTCGCCCAGCGCTACGGTTCCATCCGCGCCCGCCGCACCGCTCCGAAGCTCGAAACCGCAGGCGCCTAG